Proteins encoded together in one Impatiens glandulifera chromosome 1, dImpGla2.1, whole genome shotgun sequence window:
- the LOC124921527 gene encoding uncharacterized protein LOC124921527 translates to MSYIPPHKRHTKDNNSPCKPERLISPSENNNHRSFGYKNISKDSGRIYRHAQAQGAVSTWFSVGLDDDDGQFTRLVRFEPISLKSYEEQKRSNELPQILVLDDSWLLQPKGDYKISPVKRIVTLLEKDLIHSFGNVRMLMEECPELKPTLVARFGRNLFYGTSSISSTTSITEAILKPVHKTFYTNLPPSYLKFVEDEAVDKIGLKLSTGKEIYQVKVLDRLHPDSEISCKCRIVKNLNKLEVYKMELKQLRHFVADISCIGQKTDVRLMLYTKRVVSSLIVEEEKKKIENMINSAVIDPEIKGGVRWPLGKQSDGDRYSIVGVWHDKSKTFRNSSMRVKIRQADRFDFGTSVGDCSGEVVLKMTELLSCFKDDKFGENVVAELLNDYMKVIWDNLVSSS, encoded by the exons ATGTCTTACATCCCTCCTCACAAGCGCCACACCAAAGATAACAACAGTCCATGTAAACCAGAACGACTTATTTCTCCATCTGAGAACAATAATCATAGGTCATTTGGATATAAAAATATCTCGAAGGATTCTGGAAGAATATACAGACATGCACAAGCACAAGGTGCAGTATCTACATGGTTTTCTGTTggcttagatgatgatgatggtcagtTTACAAGATTAGTTCGCTTTGAGCCAATATCCTTGAAATCCTATGAGGAGCAGAAGAGATCAAATGAACTGCCTCAGATTTTAGTGCTTGATGACAGTTGGCTTCTGCAGCCAAagg GTGACTACAAGATTTCTCCAGTGAAGCGTATTGTGACACTTCTAGAGAAAGACTTGATTCATTCTTTTGGAAATGTGAGGATGCTAATGGAAGAATGCCCAGAACTGAAGCCTACACTTGTTGCTAGGTTTGGAAGAAACCTTTTCTATGG GACCTCTTCTATATCATCAACCACTTCGATTACAGAGGCAATTCTGAAACCAGTACACAAAACATTTTATACAAATCTCCCTCCTTCATatctgaaatttgttgaagatgaagctGTAGATAAGATTGGACTTAAATTATCAACTGGGAAGGAGATATACCAAGTGAAG GTGCTTGATCGGTTACATCCCGATTCAGAAATCTCGTGCAAATGTAGAATTGTGAAGAACTTAAATAAACTTGAAGTCTACAAG ATGGAGTTGAAACAACTACGCCATTTTGTTGCGGATATATCTTGCATTGGCCAGAAGACAGATGTCAGGCTAATGCTTTACACAAAGAGAGTTGTATCATCTCTAATA GTTGAGGAGGAGAAAAAGAAGATAGAAAACATGATCAATTCTGCAGTTATTGATCCTGAGATTAAGGGTGGTGTAAGGTGGCCTTTAGGGAAACAGTCAGATGGTGACAGGTATAGTATTGTTGGGGTTTGGCATGACAAAAGTAAAACTTTTCGAAATTCGTCGATGAGGGTTAAAATTCGACAAGCTGATCGGTTTGATTTTGGAACTTCGGTTGGTGATTGTTCTGGTGAGGTTGTACTAAAAATGACCGAACTCCTGTCATGTTTCAAG GATGACAAGTTTGGGGAGAATGTTGTTGCTGAATTACTGAATGATTACATGAAGGTGATTTGGGACAATTTAGTATCTTCTTCTTAG